One genomic region from Lysobacterales bacterium encodes:
- a CDS encoding outer membrane beta-barrel protein has protein sequence MKKFVAPLLTAAALTAAALPAQAEDWFVRFGAVQVSPKSDNGTLANGALKTDIDSNTQLGLILGRHLTPNLAVEVLAATPFSHTAKLNGAKAVDFKHLPPTVSLQWYFNPEGRVNPFLGAGLNYTFVYDEETVAGGPVAGAKVGLDNSFGIAAQAGLQFKLGDAWDLVLDARWIDIDSDVKVNGSKVGTAIVDPRVYGLTLGYRF, from the coding sequence ATGAAGAAGTTCGTCGCCCCGCTGTTGACCGCTGCCGCACTCACCGCCGCCGCTCTGCCGGCCCAGGCGGAGGATTGGTTCGTGCGCTTCGGCGCCGTGCAGGTTTCGCCGAAGTCCGACAACGGGACACTCGCCAACGGCGCGCTGAAGACCGATATCGACAGCAACACGCAGCTCGGCCTGATCCTGGGTCGCCACCTGACACCGAACCTTGCAGTCGAAGTGCTGGCCGCCACGCCGTTCTCGCACACCGCCAAGCTCAACGGCGCCAAGGCAGTCGACTTCAAGCACCTGCCGCCGACCGTCAGCCTGCAGTGGTACTTCAACCCGGAAGGCCGGGTGAATCCTTTCCTTGGCGCGGGCCTGAACTACACCTTCGTGTATGACGAAGAAACGGTGGCAGGCGGCCCGGTGGCAGGCGCCAAGGTCGGCCTCGACAACAGCTTCGGCATCGCCGCCCAGGCGGGTCTGCAGTTCAAGCTGGGCGACGCCTGGGATCTGGTGCTGGACGCACGCTGGATCGATATCGATTCCGACGTCAAGGTCAACGGCAGCAAGGTCGGCACGGCCATTGTCGACCCGCGCGTGTATGGCCTCACCCTCGGCTACCGCTTCTGA
- the xerC gene encoding tyrosine recombinase XerC encodes MARAPAAARETSRAPAPALQRAVDDWLGALRVERGASPHTLDAYRADADTLLAWCAQRGVEDFGALDAEALRLYLAAAHRAGLSPKSLQRRLSACRGLFRFLLKHGRIERDPSAGVRGPKAPRRLPQVLDADEAQALVELQGDDPLSLRDRAMLELFYSSGLRLSELCGLRWIDLDLQEGSARVLGKGRKTRLVPVGRHAVDALKTLAGEGASPESPVFTGRGGAAIAPRTVQQRIRQAAQRQGLWKRVHPHMLRHSCASHLLESSADLRGVQELLGHADIATTQIYTHLDFQHLARVYDAAHPRAKRVRQSD; translated from the coding sequence ATGGCGCGCGCGCCGGCTGCGGCCCGCGAGACCTCGCGCGCGCCGGCGCCGGCGCTGCAGCGCGCGGTCGATGACTGGCTGGGCGCGCTGCGCGTGGAGCGCGGCGCCTCGCCGCATACGCTCGACGCCTACCGCGCCGATGCCGACACCCTGCTGGCCTGGTGTGCGCAGCGCGGCGTGGAAGACTTCGGCGCGCTGGATGCTGAAGCCCTGCGCCTGTATCTGGCCGCCGCGCATCGCGCCGGGCTGTCGCCGAAGAGCCTGCAGCGTCGCTTGTCGGCTTGCCGCGGCCTGTTCCGCTTTCTGCTGAAGCACGGCCGCATCGAGCGCGACCCCAGCGCCGGCGTGCGTGGCCCCAAGGCGCCGCGTCGCCTGCCGCAGGTGCTCGATGCGGACGAGGCGCAGGCCCTGGTCGAGCTGCAGGGCGATGACCCGCTCAGCCTGCGCGATCGCGCCATGCTGGAGCTGTTCTATTCCTCCGGCCTGCGCCTCTCCGAGCTGTGCGGCCTGCGCTGGATCGATCTCGATCTGCAGGAAGGCAGCGCGCGCGTGCTCGGCAAGGGCCGCAAGACGCGTCTGGTGCCGGTCGGACGGCATGCGGTGGACGCCTTGAAGACGCTGGCGGGCGAGGGCGCGTCACCCGAGTCGCCGGTGTTCACCGGTCGCGGAGGTGCGGCGATCGCTCCGCGCACTGTGCAGCAGCGGATCAGACAGGCGGCCCAGCGGCAGGGTCTGTGGAAGCGCGTGCATCCGCACATGCTGCGGCACTCTTGCGCGAGTCACCTGCTGGAGTCCTCGGCCGACCTGCGCGGCGTGCAGGAGCTGCTGGGCCACGCCGACATCGCCACCACCCAGATTTACACGCACCTCGACTTCCAGCATCTCGCACGCGTGTATGACGCGGCGCACCCGCGCGCGAAGCGTGTGCGTCAGAGCGATTGA
- a CDS encoding DUF484 family protein has protein sequence MSETTLAPEAVAAYLRAHPEFLQLHPELAASLAVPRESGGAASLTAYQLDVLRDKNRELSRRLQELYSTAQENERLTLRTHQLTLALLRAGSPLAALQAMVASLIEDFHSELVRVVLIGQSFELPAAEWLIERPPQSGDLGQFAEFLRGHEPLCGRLAPQKMDFLFGAQATQVQSCALIPLPGRGLLAIGSREPNRFYPGMGTLFLRMMGEALAAALSRHPV, from the coding sequence ATGAGCGAGACGACCCTGGCCCCGGAGGCGGTGGCCGCCTACCTGCGCGCGCATCCGGAGTTCCTGCAGCTGCATCCGGAGCTCGCGGCCAGCCTGGCGGTGCCGCGCGAGTCGGGCGGAGCAGCCTCGCTGACCGCGTATCAGCTCGATGTGCTGCGCGACAAGAATCGCGAGCTTTCGCGTCGCCTGCAGGAGCTGTACTCCACCGCGCAGGAGAACGAGCGCCTGACTCTGCGCACGCATCAGCTCACTTTGGCCCTGCTGCGCGCCGGCTCGCCCCTGGCGGCGCTGCAGGCGATGGTGGCCAGCCTGATCGAGGACTTCCACAGCGAGCTGGTGCGGGTGGTGCTGATTGGCCAGAGCTTCGAGCTGCCGGCTGCCGAGTGGCTGATCGAGCGCCCGCCGCAGTCGGGCGATCTGGGCCAGTTCGCCGAGTTCCTGCGCGGCCACGAGCCACTGTGCGGCCGGCTCGCCCCGCAGAAAATGGACTTCCTGTTCGGCGCCCAGGCCACGCAGGTGCAGAGCTGCGCGCTGATCCCGCTGCCCGGTCGCGGCCTGCTGGCGATTGGCTCGCGCGAGCCGAACCGCTTCTATCCGGGTATGGGCACCTTGTTCCTGCGCATGATGGGCGAGGCGCTCGCTGCCGCGCTGTCGAGGCATCCGGTTTGA
- the dapF gene encoding diaminopimelate epimerase — MHGAGNDFVVLDARAGLPELSPDAMRWIAERRTGVGFDQLLTVEPARSEGSALYYGIWNTDGSAAGQCGNGARCVAAWAMRAGMVDASGFRMDSPSGPVEVRMHAADDVEVSLGVPDFRAGALPARGVGAPDGVLEFGGEVYKYRGVSMGNPHALIEVPDVLSAPVAQVGAALQADRRFPDSVNVGFAHVLDAGRIRLRVFERGVGETQACGSGACAAVAVLHSRDRVDAARGVTVDLPGGRLQIQWDGPGHAVRMRGPAVFVFEGVFCE, encoded by the coding sequence ATGCACGGCGCCGGCAATGACTTCGTCGTGCTGGATGCTCGCGCGGGTCTGCCTGAGCTCTCGCCGGACGCCATGCGCTGGATCGCCGAGCGCCGCACCGGCGTCGGCTTCGATCAGCTGCTTACCGTTGAGCCCGCGCGCAGCGAAGGCTCGGCGCTGTACTACGGTATCTGGAACACCGACGGCAGCGCGGCCGGCCAATGCGGCAACGGCGCCCGCTGCGTGGCGGCGTGGGCGATGCGCGCCGGCATGGTCGACGCATCGGGCTTCCGCATGGACAGCCCCAGCGGTCCGGTCGAGGTGCGGATGCATGCGGCCGATGACGTCGAGGTCAGCCTCGGCGTGCCCGACTTCCGTGCCGGTGCACTGCCGGCCCGAGGCGTCGGCGCGCCCGATGGCGTGCTCGAGTTCGGCGGCGAGGTCTACAAGTACCGTGGCGTGTCGATGGGCAATCCGCATGCGCTGATCGAAGTGCCCGACGTGCTCAGCGCGCCAGTCGCCCAGGTGGGTGCGGCCCTGCAGGCCGATCGCCGCTTTCCTGACAGCGTCAACGTGGGCTTTGCCCACGTGCTCGACGCAGGCCGCATCCGCCTGCGCGTGTTCGAGCGCGGCGTCGGCGAAACCCAGGCCTGCGGCAGCGGCGCCTGTGCGGCGGTGGCGGTGCTGCATTCGCGTGACCGCGTGGACGCTGCACGCGGCGTGACCGTCGATCTGCCCGGTGGGCGACTGCAAATTCAATGGGACGGCCCGGGTCATGCGGTGCGCATGCGCGGGCCGGCCGTGTTCGTGTTTGAAGGAGTGTTCTGCGAATGA
- a CDS encoding GFA family protein gives MNEALVTHSGGCHCGAVRFEVDAPADIEAVDCNCSLCAMTGFLHLIVPASRFRLLTDTAAMTEYRFGTGTARHFFCSTCGIKSWYVPRSNPDGFDVNLRCLDPATIASIHTTPFNGREDWEAQAAGIAHLSRDEA, from the coding sequence ATGAACGAGGCACTGGTCACCCACTCCGGCGGCTGCCACTGCGGCGCCGTGCGCTTCGAGGTCGACGCGCCGGCCGACATCGAAGCGGTCGACTGCAACTGCTCGCTGTGCGCGATGACGGGCTTCCTGCACCTGATCGTGCCGGCAAGCCGCTTTCGTCTGCTGACCGACACCGCTGCGATGACCGAGTACCGTTTCGGCACGGGCACCGCGCGGCACTTCTTCTGCAGCACCTGCGGCATCAAGAGCTGGTACGTGCCGCGCTCGAACCCCGACGGCTTCGACGTCAACCTGCGCTGCCTTGACCCGGCGACCATCGCCTCGATCCACACCACGCCCTTCAACGGACGCGAGGACTGGGAAGCCCAGGCCGCCGGCATCGCACACTTGAGTCGCGATGAGGCCTGA
- a CDS encoding PHB depolymerase family esterase, with protein sequence MKRLIKWAACAALLAGPAAQAQTLTEVTGFGSNPGNLRMFKVVPSGLAANRPLVVALHGCAQSAAAYDAETGWVALASRWQFALLLPQQQSGNNSNACFNWFESADISRGSGEALSIRQMVARMASDHGHDPSRVYVTGLSAGGAMTSVMLATYPEVFAGGAIMAGLPYRCGIGTSAAFSCMNPGTDLSPAQWGDRVRAASTHGGPWPIVSIWHGDADFVVRPINLTEALEQWTNVHGVDQVADVQDSLLGYPRRQYRDASGRTVVETLSITGMGHGTPVDPGTGEAQCGTAGAYILDANICSSYWISRFWGLDGGSSGGGGDPPPPPPPPGTTVLSLGSVALEDGYTKANAQGSAAEVGTLESLYGLAIGRGSDSKFNRALLSFDTSALPAGAEIVSARLVLTHRGGSGDPWASPAGNALKVDLRQGCFGGDCALIASDHGAASSLDDVAEVPRFTSGTQDSTAFSIAALAAINRSGRTQLRLRFAANQTAARYLWVGSGAQATLRIEYRLP encoded by the coding sequence ATGAAGCGCTTGATCAAGTGGGCGGCCTGCGCCGCCCTGCTGGCGGGTCCGGCTGCGCAGGCTCAGACGCTGACCGAAGTCACCGGCTTCGGCAGCAACCCGGGCAACCTGAGAATGTTCAAAGTGGTTCCCAGCGGGCTGGCGGCCAACCGGCCGCTGGTGGTGGCGCTGCACGGCTGCGCCCAGAGTGCGGCGGCCTACGACGCCGAAACCGGCTGGGTGGCGCTGGCCAGTCGCTGGCAGTTCGCCCTGCTGCTGCCGCAGCAGCAGAGCGGCAACAACAGCAACGCCTGCTTCAACTGGTTCGAAAGCGCCGACATCAGCCGCGGCAGCGGTGAGGCGCTGTCGATCCGGCAGATGGTGGCGCGTATGGCCAGCGATCACGGCCATGATCCCTCCAGGGTCTACGTGACCGGGCTGTCCGCGGGCGGCGCGATGACCTCGGTGATGCTGGCGACCTACCCCGAGGTGTTCGCCGGCGGCGCGATCATGGCCGGCCTGCCCTACCGCTGCGGGATCGGCACCAGCGCGGCGTTCTCGTGCATGAACCCGGGCACCGATCTGAGCCCGGCGCAGTGGGGCGATCGCGTGCGCGCGGCGAGCACGCACGGCGGGCCCTGGCCGATCGTCTCGATCTGGCACGGCGATGCCGACTTCGTGGTGCGGCCGATCAACCTGACCGAAGCCCTGGAGCAGTGGACGAACGTGCACGGCGTCGATCAGGTCGCTGACGTGCAGGACAGCCTGCTCGGCTATCCGCGTCGGCAGTACCGCGACGCCAGCGGCCGCACCGTGGTGGAAACCCTGAGCATCACAGGCATGGGCCACGGCACACCGGTCGATCCGGGCACCGGCGAAGCGCAGTGCGGTACAGCGGGGGCCTACATCCTCGACGCCAATATCTGCAGCAGCTACTGGATCAGCCGATTCTGGGGTCTCGATGGCGGCAGCAGCGGTGGCGGTGGCGACCCGCCGCCGCCTCCTCCGCCACCTGGCACCACCGTGCTCAGCCTGGGCAGCGTCGCGCTCGAAGACGGCTACACCAAGGCCAATGCCCAGGGCAGCGCGGCCGAAGTCGGAACCCTCGAATCGCTGTACGGCCTGGCGATCGGCCGCGGCTCGGATTCAAAGTTCAACCGCGCCCTGCTCAGCTTCGACACCTCGGCTCTGCCGGCCGGGGCAGAAATCGTGTCGGCGCGGCTCGTGCTCACCCACCGCGGCGGCTCGGGCGACCCGTGGGCAAGCCCTGCCGGCAACGCGCTGAAGGTGGACCTGCGCCAGGGCTGCTTCGGCGGCGACTGCGCGCTGATCGCCAGCGACCACGGCGCAGCCAGCAGCCTGGACGACGTCGCCGAGGTGCCGCGGTTCACAAGCGGCACGCAGGACAGCACGGCGTTCTCCATCGCCGCGCTGGCGGCCATCAACCGCAGCGGCCGCACCCAGCTGCGCCTGCGCTTCGCCGCAAACCAGACCGCGGCGCGCTACCTGTGGGTCGGCAGCGGCGCGCAGGCGACGCTGAGGATCGAGTACCGGCTGCCTTAG
- a CDS encoding threonine synthase codes for MSYVRCLRGLASGREYSADVPMNLDPVDGRPVEMVFDLERLAFEQPDFAWYRPQRRDLWRFGGLMALDINDPHDARHILSLGEGATPLLPFEHPAAASAGLHLQLKEEGRAVPGYGANPTQSFKDRGMAMVVAQARRLGLTRLAVPTQGNAGDSLVRYALEAGIEVHVAMPPDTPLPILGSVAAAAVKHPGRVHLSLVGPTIREAGAFLKAEIVPQGFFLVATFQEPGWRIEGKKSLGLELAEPLYGDTRWQLPDAVIYPTGGGTGVLGMWKAWAELEALGVIDSRRPRMYCVQSEVTPPLVRAFESGALDTTPVEAGHTLSTGLNVPGGVGLFRVLEIIRASNGAALAVSEADTAAELQRIWRRHRLWISPEGAACAAAIPQLLDRGLLQRGERVVLVNTGSAEKYLPELRHLLD; via the coding sequence ATGTCCTACGTCCGCTGCCTGCGCGGCCTCGCTTCCGGTCGCGAATACTCCGCCGATGTTCCCATGAACCTCGACCCGGTCGACGGCCGGCCGGTCGAGATGGTGTTCGATCTGGAAAGGCTGGCCTTCGAGCAGCCGGACTTCGCCTGGTACCGACCGCAGCGCCGCGACCTGTGGCGCTTTGGCGGGCTGATGGCGCTGGACATCAACGACCCGCACGATGCCCGGCACATCCTCAGCCTCGGCGAAGGTGCAACGCCTTTGCTGCCCTTCGAGCACCCAGCGGCAGCGTCCGCCGGGCTCCACCTGCAGCTGAAAGAAGAAGGCCGCGCAGTGCCCGGCTACGGCGCCAACCCGACCCAGAGCTTCAAGGACCGCGGCATGGCCATGGTGGTGGCGCAGGCGCGGCGGCTGGGTCTGACCAGGCTCGCGGTGCCGACCCAGGGCAATGCCGGCGATTCACTGGTTCGCTACGCGCTGGAAGCCGGCATCGAGGTGCATGTGGCGATGCCGCCCGACACGCCCCTGCCCATCCTCGGCAGCGTGGCCGCGGCGGCGGTGAAGCATCCGGGGCGCGTGCATCTGAGCCTGGTTGGGCCGACGATCCGCGAGGCCGGTGCATTTCTCAAGGCCGAGATCGTTCCGCAGGGTTTCTTTCTGGTCGCGACCTTCCAGGAGCCGGGCTGGCGCATCGAGGGCAAGAAGAGCCTGGGCCTGGAGTTGGCCGAGCCGCTGTACGGAGACACCCGCTGGCAGCTGCCGGATGCGGTGATCTATCCCACCGGCGGCGGCACCGGAGTGCTCGGCATGTGGAAGGCCTGGGCCGAGCTGGAAGCGCTGGGCGTCATCGACAGCCGGCGCCCGCGCATGTACTGCGTGCAGAGTGAAGTCACGCCACCGCTGGTGCGCGCCTTCGAGTCGGGCGCGCTCGACACCACGCCGGTCGAGGCCGGCCACACGCTGTCGACCGGCCTGAACGTACCGGGCGGCGTCGGCCTCTTCCGCGTGCTGGAGATCATTCGCGCGTCGAACGGTGCGGCGCTTGCGGTCAGCGAAGCCGACACTGCCGCCGAGCTGCAGCGCATCTGGCGCCGTCATCGCCTGTGGATCAGCCCCGAGGGCGCAGCCTGTGCGGCTGCGATTCCGCAGCTGCTCGACCGCGGTCTTCTGCAGCGCGGCGAGCGGGTAGTGCTCGTCAACACCGGCTCGGCCGAGAAGTACCTGCCCGAGCTGCGACATCTGCTCGACTGA
- a CDS encoding amidohydrolase gives MRLLHTLALALLLSPAAHAAFDVEALSSAVDAKVVDWRRDIHQHPELGNREFRTSAKVAEHLRALGMEVRTGVAHTGVVGLLRGGRPGPKIALRADMDALPVTEATGLPFASTVTTEYNGQTTGVMHACGHDAHVAILMGVAEALASVREELPGEVLFLFQPAEEGPPPGETGGAKQMLAEGVFDDFQPEAVFGLHVWAQLPVGTIGFRGGPIMASADRWVLKVRGKQTHASRPWGGVDPITIAAQALIASQSIIARQIDITSSPVVLTAGAVRGGIRFNIIPETAEMEGTLRTFDMDVRADVIARFERTAKAIAEAAGGEAELTVENTAPVTANELALTQRVRPWLRELMGADNVKEMPLQTVAEDFSQFANRAPGFLFFVGSTGPDIHPARAPNNHSPEFLLHEAALKHGTRALLTLAFGVLEQR, from the coding sequence ATGCGCCTGCTGCACACCCTCGCCCTCGCCCTGCTGCTTTCACCGGCGGCGCATGCGGCCTTCGATGTCGAAGCGCTGTCCTCTGCGGTCGATGCCAAGGTCGTCGACTGGCGGCGCGATATCCACCAGCATCCCGAGCTCGGCAACCGCGAGTTCCGCACCTCGGCCAAGGTCGCCGAGCACCTGCGCGCGCTGGGCATGGAGGTGCGCACCGGCGTTGCCCACACCGGCGTGGTCGGCCTGCTGCGCGGCGGCAGGCCGGGGCCGAAGATCGCCCTGCGCGCCGACATGGACGCGCTGCCGGTCACCGAGGCCACCGGCCTGCCCTTCGCCAGCACGGTCACCACCGAGTACAACGGCCAGACCACCGGCGTGATGCATGCCTGCGGGCACGATGCCCACGTCGCCATCCTGATGGGCGTGGCCGAAGCGCTGGCCAGCGTGCGCGAGGAGCTGCCGGGCGAGGTGCTGTTCCTGTTCCAGCCGGCCGAAGAAGGTCCGCCGCCGGGCGAGACCGGTGGCGCCAAGCAGATGCTGGCCGAGGGCGTGTTCGACGACTTCCAACCTGAAGCCGTGTTCGGCCTGCACGTGTGGGCGCAGCTGCCGGTCGGCACGATTGGCTTTCGCGGCGGGCCGATCATGGCCAGCGCCGACCGCTGGGTGCTGAAGGTGCGCGGCAAGCAGACTCACGCCTCGCGGCCTTGGGGCGGGGTCGATCCGATCACCATCGCCGCGCAGGCGCTGATCGCCAGCCAGAGCATCATCGCCCGCCAGATCGACATCACCAGCTCACCGGTGGTGCTCACCGCCGGCGCGGTGCGCGGCGGCATCCGCTTCAACATCATTCCCGAGACGGCCGAGATGGAGGGCACCCTGCGCACCTTCGACATGGACGTGCGCGCGGATGTCATCGCCCGCTTCGAGCGCACCGCCAAGGCCATCGCCGAAGCCGCCGGCGGCGAAGCCGAGCTCACCGTCGAGAACACTGCGCCGGTGACGGCGAATGAACTCGCGCTCACGCAGCGCGTGCGGCCGTGGCTGCGCGAGCTGATGGGCGCAGACAACGTCAAGGAGATGCCGCTGCAGACGGTGGCCGAAGACTTCTCCCAGTTTGCCAACCGCGCGCCGGGCTTTCTGTTCTTTGTCGGCAGCACGGGCCCGGACATTCACCCGGCCCGCGCCCCCAACAACCACTCGCCCGAGTTTCTGCTGCACGAAGCCGCGCTGAAACACGGCACCCGGGCGCTGCTGACCTTGGCCTTTGGCGTGCTCGAACAGCGCTGA